In one Diceros bicornis minor isolate mBicDic1 chromosome 2, mDicBic1.mat.cur, whole genome shotgun sequence genomic region, the following are encoded:
- the SEMA3B gene encoding semaphorin-3B isoform X2, which yields MGRAEAAAMIPSLALLWAAVLGGAIPSLPRLRLSFQELQARHGLRTFRLERTCCYEALLVDEERGRLFVGAENHVASLSLDNISKRAKKLAWPAPVEWREECNWAGKDIGTECMNFVKLLHAYNRTHLLACGTGAFHPTCAFVEEPVLQLDLRRLEDGKGKSPYDPRHRAASVLVGEELYSGVAADLMGRDFTIFRSLGQRPSLRTEPHDSRWLNEPKFVKVFWIPESENPDDDKIYFFFRELAVEATPALGRLSISRVGQICRNDVGGQRSLVNKWTTFLKARLVCSVPGVEGDTHFDRLQDVFLLSSRDRWTPLLYAVFSTSSGIFQGSAVCVYSMNDVRRAFLGPFAHKEGPMHQWVSYQGRVPYPRPGMCPSKTFGTFSSTKDFPDDVIQFARNHPLMYNSVLPMGGRPLFLQVGAGYNFTQIAVDRVAAADGHYDVLFIGTDAGTVLKVISVPKGSWPNAEGLLLEELHVFEDSAAVTSMQISSKRHQLYVASPSAVAQIPLYRCAAHGRACAECCLARDPYCAWDGAACTRFQPSSKRRFRRQDVRNGDPSTLCSGDSSHPTLLERKVFGVEGGSAFLECEPRSLQARVEWTFQRSREAASTQVPAEEHAERTPRGLLLRGLRRGDAGVYLCAAVEQGFSQPLRRLALHVLSAAQAERLARTEEAAPVAPPGPKLWYRDFLQLVEPGGGGASSLRMCRPQPAPRPPSPELRRKGRNRRTHAPEPRSERGAAQRSALVTRPSPRRGLGRRRQAGERGRTDPGRRTAGCRTHCRPRPMDTD from the exons ATGGGGCGGGCTGAGGCCGCCGCCATGATCCCGAGCCTGGCTCTGCTCTGGGCAGCGGTGCTGGGGGGTGCCATCCCCAGCCTCCCACGCCTTCGGCTCTCCTTCCAAG AGCTCCAGGCCCGACATGGTCTCCGGACCTTCAGGCTGGAGAGGACCTGCTGCTACGAAGCTTTGCTGGTGGACGAGGAGCGTGGACGCTTGTTTGTGGGTGCCGAGAACCATGTGGCCTCCCTCAGCCTGGACAATATCAGCAAGCGGGCCAAGAAG ctggCCTGGCCGGCCCCTGTGGAATGGAGAGAGGAGTGCAACTGGGCGGGGAAGGACATTGGT ACTGAGTGCATGAACTTCGTGAAGCTGCTGCATGCCTACAACCGCACCCACCTGCTGGCCTGTGGCACAGGGGCCTTCCACCCAACCTGTGCATTTGTGGAG GAGCCCGTGCTCCAGCTGGACCTTCGAAGGCTAGAGGATGGCAAGGGCAAGAGTCCTTATGACCCCAGGCATCGGGCTGCCTCCGTGCTGGTGG GGGAAGAGCTGTACTCGGGGGTGGCCGCAGACCTCATGGGCCGGGACTTTACCATCTTCCGCAGCCTAGGTCAGCGTCCGAGTCTCCGAACAGAGCCACACGACTCCCGCTGGCTCAACG AGCCCAAGTTTGTCAAGGTATTTTGGATCCCGGAGAGTGAGAACCCGGATGATGACAAGATCTACTTCTTCTTCCGTGAGTTGGCAGTGGAGGCCACGCCGGCACTGGGACGCCTGTCCATTTCCCGTGTTGGCCAGATCTGCAGG AACGACGTGGGTGGCCAGCGCAGCCTGGTCAACAAGTGGACAACGTTCCTGAAGGCACGGCTGGTATGCTCGGTGCCTGGCGTTGAGGGTGACACGCACTTCGACCGGCTCC AGGACGTGTTCCTGCTTTCTTCACGGGACCGCTGGACCCCACTGCTCTATGCTGTCTTCTCCACATCTAG CGGCATCTTCCAGGGCTCCGCAGTGTGTGTGTACAGCATGAACGACGTGCGCCGGGCCTTCCTGGGACCCTTTGCACACAAGGAGGGGCCCATGCACCAATGGGTGTCCTACCAGGGCCGCGTGCCCTACCCCCGGCCTGGCATG tGCCCCAGCAAGACCTTTGGCACCTTCAGTTCCACCAAGGACTTTCCTGATGACGTCATCCAGTTTGCCCGGAACCACCCCCTCATGTACAATTCAGTCCTGCCCATGGGGGGACGCCCTCTCTTCCTACAAGTGGGTGCCGGGTATAACTTCACCCAGATCGCTGTGGACCGTGTAGCTGCTGCTGATGGACACTATGACGTCCTCTTCATTGGCACAG ATGCCGGCACAGTGCTGAAGGTGATCTCGGTCCCCAAGGGCAGCTGGCCTAACGCCGAgggtctgctcctggaggagctgcatGTGTTTGAG gaCTCAGCCGCTGTCACCAGCATGCAAATCTCCTCCAAGAGG CACCAGCTGTACGTAGCCTCGCCGAGCGCAGTGGCCCAGATCCCGTTGTACCGCTGTGCTGCCCACGGCCGTGCCTGTGCCGAATGCTGCCTGGCGCGTGACCCCTACTGCGCCTGGGATGGGGCTGCGTGCACGCGCTTTCAGCCCAGTAGCAAGAG GCGGTTCCGGCGGCAAGACGTAAGGAATGGGGACCCCAGCACGCTGTGCTCTGGGG ACTCGTCCCATCCCACGCTGCTGGAGCGGAAGGTGTTTGGTGTGGAGGGCGGCAGCGCCTTCCTGGAGTGTGAGCCCCGCTCACTGCAGGCGCGTGTGGAGTGGACCTTCCAGCGCTCAAGGGAGGCAGCCAGCACCCAG GTGCCGGCGGAAGAGCATGCGGAGCGCACTCCGCGAGGGCTGCTGCTGCGTGGGCTGCGGCGCGGGGATGCGGGCGTGTACCTGTGCGCAGCAGTGGAGCAGGGCTTCTCGCAGCCGCTGCGTCGCCTCGCCCTGCACGTGCTGAGTGCTGCGCAGGCCGAAAGGCTTGCCCGGACGGAGGAGGCTGCGCCCGTCGCGCCGCCGGGCCCCAAGCTCTGGTACCGGGACTTCCTGCAGCTGGTGGAGCCAGGCGGCGGTGGCGCGAGCTCCCTGCGAATGTGTCGTCCGCAGCCCGCGCCGCGCCCACCTTCTCCGGAGTTGCGGAGGAAGGGCCGCAACCGGCGGACACATGCCCCAGAGCCCCGGTCTGAGCGGGGGGCCGCGCAGCGCAGCGCACTAGTGACTCGGCCATCCCCACGCCGGGGACTGGGGAGGCGACGACAGGCGGGAGAGAGGGGGCGGACAGACCCTGGGAGACGGACAGCTGGGTGCCGGACACACTGCCGTCCCCGGCCGATGGACACCGACTGA
- the SEMA3B gene encoding semaphorin-3B isoform X1 produces MGRAEAAAMIPSLALLWAAVLGGAIPSLPRLRLSFQELQARHGLRTFRLERTCCYEALLVDEERGRLFVGAENHVASLSLDNISKRAKKLAWPAPVEWREECNWAGKDIGTECMNFVKLLHAYNRTHLLACGTGAFHPTCAFVEVGHRLEEPVLQLDLRRLEDGKGKSPYDPRHRAASVLVGEELYSGVAADLMGRDFTIFRSLGQRPSLRTEPHDSRWLNEPKFVKVFWIPESENPDDDKIYFFFRELAVEATPALGRLSISRVGQICRNDVGGQRSLVNKWTTFLKARLVCSVPGVEGDTHFDRLQDVFLLSSRDRWTPLLYAVFSTSSGIFQGSAVCVYSMNDVRRAFLGPFAHKEGPMHQWVSYQGRVPYPRPGMCPSKTFGTFSSTKDFPDDVIQFARNHPLMYNSVLPMGGRPLFLQVGAGYNFTQIAVDRVAAADGHYDVLFIGTDAGTVLKVISVPKGSWPNAEGLLLEELHVFEDSAAVTSMQISSKRHQLYVASPSAVAQIPLYRCAAHGRACAECCLARDPYCAWDGAACTRFQPSSKRRFRRQDVRNGDPSTLCSGDSSHPTLLERKVFGVEGGSAFLECEPRSLQARVEWTFQRSREAASTQVPAEEHAERTPRGLLLRGLRRGDAGVYLCAAVEQGFSQPLRRLALHVLSAAQAERLARTEEAAPVAPPGPKLWYRDFLQLVEPGGGGASSLRMCRPQPAPRPPSPELRRKGRNRRTHAPEPRSERGAAQRSALVTRPSPRRGLGRRRQAGERGRTDPGRRTAGCRTHCRPRPMDTD; encoded by the exons ATGGGGCGGGCTGAGGCCGCCGCCATGATCCCGAGCCTGGCTCTGCTCTGGGCAGCGGTGCTGGGGGGTGCCATCCCCAGCCTCCCACGCCTTCGGCTCTCCTTCCAAG AGCTCCAGGCCCGACATGGTCTCCGGACCTTCAGGCTGGAGAGGACCTGCTGCTACGAAGCTTTGCTGGTGGACGAGGAGCGTGGACGCTTGTTTGTGGGTGCCGAGAACCATGTGGCCTCCCTCAGCCTGGACAATATCAGCAAGCGGGCCAAGAAG ctggCCTGGCCGGCCCCTGTGGAATGGAGAGAGGAGTGCAACTGGGCGGGGAAGGACATTGGT ACTGAGTGCATGAACTTCGTGAAGCTGCTGCATGCCTACAACCGCACCCACCTGCTGGCCTGTGGCACAGGGGCCTTCCACCCAACCTGTGCATTTGTGGAGGTGGGTCACCGGCTGGAG GAGCCCGTGCTCCAGCTGGACCTTCGAAGGCTAGAGGATGGCAAGGGCAAGAGTCCTTATGACCCCAGGCATCGGGCTGCCTCCGTGCTGGTGG GGGAAGAGCTGTACTCGGGGGTGGCCGCAGACCTCATGGGCCGGGACTTTACCATCTTCCGCAGCCTAGGTCAGCGTCCGAGTCTCCGAACAGAGCCACACGACTCCCGCTGGCTCAACG AGCCCAAGTTTGTCAAGGTATTTTGGATCCCGGAGAGTGAGAACCCGGATGATGACAAGATCTACTTCTTCTTCCGTGAGTTGGCAGTGGAGGCCACGCCGGCACTGGGACGCCTGTCCATTTCCCGTGTTGGCCAGATCTGCAGG AACGACGTGGGTGGCCAGCGCAGCCTGGTCAACAAGTGGACAACGTTCCTGAAGGCACGGCTGGTATGCTCGGTGCCTGGCGTTGAGGGTGACACGCACTTCGACCGGCTCC AGGACGTGTTCCTGCTTTCTTCACGGGACCGCTGGACCCCACTGCTCTATGCTGTCTTCTCCACATCTAG CGGCATCTTCCAGGGCTCCGCAGTGTGTGTGTACAGCATGAACGACGTGCGCCGGGCCTTCCTGGGACCCTTTGCACACAAGGAGGGGCCCATGCACCAATGGGTGTCCTACCAGGGCCGCGTGCCCTACCCCCGGCCTGGCATG tGCCCCAGCAAGACCTTTGGCACCTTCAGTTCCACCAAGGACTTTCCTGATGACGTCATCCAGTTTGCCCGGAACCACCCCCTCATGTACAATTCAGTCCTGCCCATGGGGGGACGCCCTCTCTTCCTACAAGTGGGTGCCGGGTATAACTTCACCCAGATCGCTGTGGACCGTGTAGCTGCTGCTGATGGACACTATGACGTCCTCTTCATTGGCACAG ATGCCGGCACAGTGCTGAAGGTGATCTCGGTCCCCAAGGGCAGCTGGCCTAACGCCGAgggtctgctcctggaggagctgcatGTGTTTGAG gaCTCAGCCGCTGTCACCAGCATGCAAATCTCCTCCAAGAGG CACCAGCTGTACGTAGCCTCGCCGAGCGCAGTGGCCCAGATCCCGTTGTACCGCTGTGCTGCCCACGGCCGTGCCTGTGCCGAATGCTGCCTGGCGCGTGACCCCTACTGCGCCTGGGATGGGGCTGCGTGCACGCGCTTTCAGCCCAGTAGCAAGAG GCGGTTCCGGCGGCAAGACGTAAGGAATGGGGACCCCAGCACGCTGTGCTCTGGGG ACTCGTCCCATCCCACGCTGCTGGAGCGGAAGGTGTTTGGTGTGGAGGGCGGCAGCGCCTTCCTGGAGTGTGAGCCCCGCTCACTGCAGGCGCGTGTGGAGTGGACCTTCCAGCGCTCAAGGGAGGCAGCCAGCACCCAG GTGCCGGCGGAAGAGCATGCGGAGCGCACTCCGCGAGGGCTGCTGCTGCGTGGGCTGCGGCGCGGGGATGCGGGCGTGTACCTGTGCGCAGCAGTGGAGCAGGGCTTCTCGCAGCCGCTGCGTCGCCTCGCCCTGCACGTGCTGAGTGCTGCGCAGGCCGAAAGGCTTGCCCGGACGGAGGAGGCTGCGCCCGTCGCGCCGCCGGGCCCCAAGCTCTGGTACCGGGACTTCCTGCAGCTGGTGGAGCCAGGCGGCGGTGGCGCGAGCTCCCTGCGAATGTGTCGTCCGCAGCCCGCGCCGCGCCCACCTTCTCCGGAGTTGCGGAGGAAGGGCCGCAACCGGCGGACACATGCCCCAGAGCCCCGGTCTGAGCGGGGGGCCGCGCAGCGCAGCGCACTAGTGACTCGGCCATCCCCACGCCGGGGACTGGGGAGGCGACGACAGGCGGGAGAGAGGGGGCGGACAGACCCTGGGAGACGGACAGCTGGGTGCCGGACACACTGCCGTCCCCGGCCGATGGACACCGACTGA
- the SEMA3B gene encoding semaphorin-3B isoform X3 → MGRAEAAAMIPSLALLWAAVLGGAIPSLPRLRLSFQELQARHGLRTFRLERTCCYEALLVDEERGRLFVGAENHVASLSLDNISKRAKKTECMNFVKLLHAYNRTHLLACGTGAFHPTCAFVEVGHRLEEPVLQLDLRRLEDGKGKSPYDPRHRAASVLVGEELYSGVAADLMGRDFTIFRSLGQRPSLRTEPHDSRWLNEPKFVKVFWIPESENPDDDKIYFFFRELAVEATPALGRLSISRVGQICRNDVGGQRSLVNKWTTFLKARLVCSVPGVEGDTHFDRLQDVFLLSSRDRWTPLLYAVFSTSSGIFQGSAVCVYSMNDVRRAFLGPFAHKEGPMHQWVSYQGRVPYPRPGMCPSKTFGTFSSTKDFPDDVIQFARNHPLMYNSVLPMGGRPLFLQVGAGYNFTQIAVDRVAAADGHYDVLFIGTDAGTVLKVISVPKGSWPNAEGLLLEELHVFEDSAAVTSMQISSKRHQLYVASPSAVAQIPLYRCAAHGRACAECCLARDPYCAWDGAACTRFQPSSKRRFRRQDVRNGDPSTLCSGDSSHPTLLERKVFGVEGGSAFLECEPRSLQARVEWTFQRSREAASTQVPAEEHAERTPRGLLLRGLRRGDAGVYLCAAVEQGFSQPLRRLALHVLSAAQAERLARTEEAAPVAPPGPKLWYRDFLQLVEPGGGGASSLRMCRPQPAPRPPSPELRRKGRNRRTHAPEPRSERGAAQRSALVTRPSPRRGLGRRRQAGERGRTDPGRRTAGCRTHCRPRPMDTD, encoded by the exons ATGGGGCGGGCTGAGGCCGCCGCCATGATCCCGAGCCTGGCTCTGCTCTGGGCAGCGGTGCTGGGGGGTGCCATCCCCAGCCTCCCACGCCTTCGGCTCTCCTTCCAAG AGCTCCAGGCCCGACATGGTCTCCGGACCTTCAGGCTGGAGAGGACCTGCTGCTACGAAGCTTTGCTGGTGGACGAGGAGCGTGGACGCTTGTTTGTGGGTGCCGAGAACCATGTGGCCTCCCTCAGCCTGGACAATATCAGCAAGCGGGCCAAGAAG ACTGAGTGCATGAACTTCGTGAAGCTGCTGCATGCCTACAACCGCACCCACCTGCTGGCCTGTGGCACAGGGGCCTTCCACCCAACCTGTGCATTTGTGGAGGTGGGTCACCGGCTGGAG GAGCCCGTGCTCCAGCTGGACCTTCGAAGGCTAGAGGATGGCAAGGGCAAGAGTCCTTATGACCCCAGGCATCGGGCTGCCTCCGTGCTGGTGG GGGAAGAGCTGTACTCGGGGGTGGCCGCAGACCTCATGGGCCGGGACTTTACCATCTTCCGCAGCCTAGGTCAGCGTCCGAGTCTCCGAACAGAGCCACACGACTCCCGCTGGCTCAACG AGCCCAAGTTTGTCAAGGTATTTTGGATCCCGGAGAGTGAGAACCCGGATGATGACAAGATCTACTTCTTCTTCCGTGAGTTGGCAGTGGAGGCCACGCCGGCACTGGGACGCCTGTCCATTTCCCGTGTTGGCCAGATCTGCAGG AACGACGTGGGTGGCCAGCGCAGCCTGGTCAACAAGTGGACAACGTTCCTGAAGGCACGGCTGGTATGCTCGGTGCCTGGCGTTGAGGGTGACACGCACTTCGACCGGCTCC AGGACGTGTTCCTGCTTTCTTCACGGGACCGCTGGACCCCACTGCTCTATGCTGTCTTCTCCACATCTAG CGGCATCTTCCAGGGCTCCGCAGTGTGTGTGTACAGCATGAACGACGTGCGCCGGGCCTTCCTGGGACCCTTTGCACACAAGGAGGGGCCCATGCACCAATGGGTGTCCTACCAGGGCCGCGTGCCCTACCCCCGGCCTGGCATG tGCCCCAGCAAGACCTTTGGCACCTTCAGTTCCACCAAGGACTTTCCTGATGACGTCATCCAGTTTGCCCGGAACCACCCCCTCATGTACAATTCAGTCCTGCCCATGGGGGGACGCCCTCTCTTCCTACAAGTGGGTGCCGGGTATAACTTCACCCAGATCGCTGTGGACCGTGTAGCTGCTGCTGATGGACACTATGACGTCCTCTTCATTGGCACAG ATGCCGGCACAGTGCTGAAGGTGATCTCGGTCCCCAAGGGCAGCTGGCCTAACGCCGAgggtctgctcctggaggagctgcatGTGTTTGAG gaCTCAGCCGCTGTCACCAGCATGCAAATCTCCTCCAAGAGG CACCAGCTGTACGTAGCCTCGCCGAGCGCAGTGGCCCAGATCCCGTTGTACCGCTGTGCTGCCCACGGCCGTGCCTGTGCCGAATGCTGCCTGGCGCGTGACCCCTACTGCGCCTGGGATGGGGCTGCGTGCACGCGCTTTCAGCCCAGTAGCAAGAG GCGGTTCCGGCGGCAAGACGTAAGGAATGGGGACCCCAGCACGCTGTGCTCTGGGG ACTCGTCCCATCCCACGCTGCTGGAGCGGAAGGTGTTTGGTGTGGAGGGCGGCAGCGCCTTCCTGGAGTGTGAGCCCCGCTCACTGCAGGCGCGTGTGGAGTGGACCTTCCAGCGCTCAAGGGAGGCAGCCAGCACCCAG GTGCCGGCGGAAGAGCATGCGGAGCGCACTCCGCGAGGGCTGCTGCTGCGTGGGCTGCGGCGCGGGGATGCGGGCGTGTACCTGTGCGCAGCAGTGGAGCAGGGCTTCTCGCAGCCGCTGCGTCGCCTCGCCCTGCACGTGCTGAGTGCTGCGCAGGCCGAAAGGCTTGCCCGGACGGAGGAGGCTGCGCCCGTCGCGCCGCCGGGCCCCAAGCTCTGGTACCGGGACTTCCTGCAGCTGGTGGAGCCAGGCGGCGGTGGCGCGAGCTCCCTGCGAATGTGTCGTCCGCAGCCCGCGCCGCGCCCACCTTCTCCGGAGTTGCGGAGGAAGGGCCGCAACCGGCGGACACATGCCCCAGAGCCCCGGTCTGAGCGGGGGGCCGCGCAGCGCAGCGCACTAGTGACTCGGCCATCCCCACGCCGGGGACTGGGGAGGCGACGACAGGCGGGAGAGAGGGGGCGGACAGACCCTGGGAGACGGACAGCTGGGTGCCGGACACACTGCCGTCCCCGGCCGATGGACACCGACTGA
- the SEMA3B gene encoding semaphorin-3B isoform X4, with the protein MGRAEAAAMIPSLALLWAAVLGGAIPSLPRLRLSFQELQARHGLRTFRLERTCCYEALLVDEERGRLFVGAENHVASLSLDNISKRAKKLAWPAPVEWREECNWAGKDIGTECMNFVKLLHAYNRTHLLACGTGAFHPTCAFVEVGHRLEEPVLQLDLRRLEDGKGKSPYDPRHRAASVLVGEELYSGVAADLMGRDFTIFRSLGQRPSLRTEPHDSRWLNEPKFVKVFWIPESENPDDDKIYFFFRELAVEATPALGRLSISRVGQICRNDVGGQRSLVNKWTTFLKARLVCSVPGVEGDTHFDRLQDVFLLSSRDRWTPLLYAVFSTSSGIFQGSAVCVYSMNDVRRAFLGPFAHKEGPMHQWVSYQGRVPYPRPGMCPSKTFGTFSSTKDFPDDVIQFARNHPLMYNSVLPMGGRPLFLQVGAGYNFTQIAVDRVAAADGHYDVLFIGTDAGTVLKVISVPKGSWPNAEGLLLEELHVFEDSAAVTSMQISSKRHQLYVASPSAVAQIPLYRCAAHGRACAECCLARDPYCAWDGAACTRFQPSSKRRFRRQDVRNGDPSTLCSGDSSHPTLLERKVFGVEGGSAFLECEPRSLQARVEWTFQRSREAASTQMRSSSAQRGSAQPDPVGPVWSLTCTPHPGAGGRACGAHSARAAAAWAAARGCGRVPVRSSGAGLLAAAASPRPARAECCAGRKACPDGGGCARRAAGPQALVPGLPAAGGARRRWRELPANVSSAARAAPTFSGVAEEGPQPADTCPRAPV; encoded by the exons ATGGGGCGGGCTGAGGCCGCCGCCATGATCCCGAGCCTGGCTCTGCTCTGGGCAGCGGTGCTGGGGGGTGCCATCCCCAGCCTCCCACGCCTTCGGCTCTCCTTCCAAG AGCTCCAGGCCCGACATGGTCTCCGGACCTTCAGGCTGGAGAGGACCTGCTGCTACGAAGCTTTGCTGGTGGACGAGGAGCGTGGACGCTTGTTTGTGGGTGCCGAGAACCATGTGGCCTCCCTCAGCCTGGACAATATCAGCAAGCGGGCCAAGAAG ctggCCTGGCCGGCCCCTGTGGAATGGAGAGAGGAGTGCAACTGGGCGGGGAAGGACATTGGT ACTGAGTGCATGAACTTCGTGAAGCTGCTGCATGCCTACAACCGCACCCACCTGCTGGCCTGTGGCACAGGGGCCTTCCACCCAACCTGTGCATTTGTGGAGGTGGGTCACCGGCTGGAG GAGCCCGTGCTCCAGCTGGACCTTCGAAGGCTAGAGGATGGCAAGGGCAAGAGTCCTTATGACCCCAGGCATCGGGCTGCCTCCGTGCTGGTGG GGGAAGAGCTGTACTCGGGGGTGGCCGCAGACCTCATGGGCCGGGACTTTACCATCTTCCGCAGCCTAGGTCAGCGTCCGAGTCTCCGAACAGAGCCACACGACTCCCGCTGGCTCAACG AGCCCAAGTTTGTCAAGGTATTTTGGATCCCGGAGAGTGAGAACCCGGATGATGACAAGATCTACTTCTTCTTCCGTGAGTTGGCAGTGGAGGCCACGCCGGCACTGGGACGCCTGTCCATTTCCCGTGTTGGCCAGATCTGCAGG AACGACGTGGGTGGCCAGCGCAGCCTGGTCAACAAGTGGACAACGTTCCTGAAGGCACGGCTGGTATGCTCGGTGCCTGGCGTTGAGGGTGACACGCACTTCGACCGGCTCC AGGACGTGTTCCTGCTTTCTTCACGGGACCGCTGGACCCCACTGCTCTATGCTGTCTTCTCCACATCTAG CGGCATCTTCCAGGGCTCCGCAGTGTGTGTGTACAGCATGAACGACGTGCGCCGGGCCTTCCTGGGACCCTTTGCACACAAGGAGGGGCCCATGCACCAATGGGTGTCCTACCAGGGCCGCGTGCCCTACCCCCGGCCTGGCATG tGCCCCAGCAAGACCTTTGGCACCTTCAGTTCCACCAAGGACTTTCCTGATGACGTCATCCAGTTTGCCCGGAACCACCCCCTCATGTACAATTCAGTCCTGCCCATGGGGGGACGCCCTCTCTTCCTACAAGTGGGTGCCGGGTATAACTTCACCCAGATCGCTGTGGACCGTGTAGCTGCTGCTGATGGACACTATGACGTCCTCTTCATTGGCACAG ATGCCGGCACAGTGCTGAAGGTGATCTCGGTCCCCAAGGGCAGCTGGCCTAACGCCGAgggtctgctcctggaggagctgcatGTGTTTGAG gaCTCAGCCGCTGTCACCAGCATGCAAATCTCCTCCAAGAGG CACCAGCTGTACGTAGCCTCGCCGAGCGCAGTGGCCCAGATCCCGTTGTACCGCTGTGCTGCCCACGGCCGTGCCTGTGCCGAATGCTGCCTGGCGCGTGACCCCTACTGCGCCTGGGATGGGGCTGCGTGCACGCGCTTTCAGCCCAGTAGCAAGAG GCGGTTCCGGCGGCAAGACGTAAGGAATGGGGACCCCAGCACGCTGTGCTCTGGGG ACTCGTCCCATCCCACGCTGCTGGAGCGGAAGGTGTTTGGTGTGGAGGGCGGCAGCGCCTTCCTGGAGTGTGAGCCCCGCTCACTGCAGGCGCGTGTGGAGTGGACCTTCCAGCGCTCAAGGGAGGCAGCCAGCACCCAG ATGAGGTCCAGCTCCGCCCAGCGAGGCTCCGCCCAACCAGACCCCGTTGGTCCAGTTTGGTCCCTTACCTGCACTCCACACCCTG GTGCCGGCGGAAGAGCATGCGGAGCGCACTCCGCGAGGGCTGCTGCTGCGTGGGCTGCGGCGCGGGGATGCGGGCGTGTACCTGTGCGCAGCAGTGGAGCAGGGCTTCTCGCAGCCGCTGCGTCGCCTCGCCCTGCACGTGCTGAGTGCTGCGCAGGCCGAAAGGCTTGCCCGGACGGAGGAGGCTGCGCCCGTCGCGCCGCCGGGCCCCAAGCTCTGGTACCGGGACTTCCTGCAGCTGGTGGAGCCAGGCGGCGGTGGCGCGAGCTCCCTGCGAATGTGTCGTCCGCAGCCCGCGCCGCGCCCACCTTCTCCGGAGTTGCGGAGGAAGGGCCGCAACCGGCGGACACATGCCCCAGAGCCCCGGTCTGA
- the LSMEM2 gene encoding leucine-rich single-pass membrane protein 2 — MAPTLSSRSRAPLAPNHVQEVCLHRVESISDLHSGGLLRPYLAEEAQPWDELLSILPPSLCTQASCSPVRCRGGFLLLLVLLVLTCLALAVLAVYLSVLQSESLHMLAHTLHTQEEMLLKLRLASLSQLRRLNSSEARAAS, encoded by the exons ATGGCACCAACGCTGAGCTCAAGGAGCAGGGCACCGCTGGCCCCCAACCATGTGCAGGAGGTGTGCTTGCACCGTGTGGAGTCCATCAGCGACCTACACAGTGGAG GTTTGCTGCGACCCTACCTGGCCGAGGAGGCGCAGCCATGGGATGAGCTGCTAAGCATCTTGCCGCCATCGCTGTGCACTCAGGCCAGCTGCAGCCCTGTGCGTTGCCGCGGGGGTTTCCTGCTGCTGCTTGTGCTGCTAGTGCTCACCTGCCTGGCGCTTGCTGTCCTGGCTGTCTACCTGAGTG TGCTGCAGAGCGAATCCCTACACATGCTGGCGCACACACTGCACACACAGGAGGAGATGCTCCTCAAACTCCGGCTTGCCAGCCTCAGCCAGCTGCGGAGGCTCAACTCCAGCGAGGCCCGAGCAGCCAGTTGA